The following proteins come from a genomic window of Pyxidicoccus sp. MSG2:
- a CDS encoding glycosyltransferase family protein — protein sequence MVKQDDSARRSDPEVDSLRRDVQQARQQAALAGPLPAAERDRLRVLYVTSRDDAPFRYRCVHACEQLRAAGVVANIAHVDGADLLDELPRYSLVILFRLEWNERVGQVVQRAREAGATVGFDIDDLIFDEGLAPLLPFLTEAPRPEQTAFRKHMAALHRTLRATDFCLGTTPRIARHATKLGVPGLVHPNLLSHDFLRLARAIYPLRPLLQHTPYVGYMSGSKTHDGDLASISVALADVLARRQELRLLLCGHLDVPESLRPFASRIDRVSYQHHLVYPWLLARCRVQVAPLETLNDFTHAKSALKVFEAGVFGVPAIASPMAEYEQAIIPGVTGQVARTHGEWVDALLRMTTPLEALRMGRAARRLALDEYSPQAWENVLAWRLLERAGRSSKPAAAPRPLEAPWPTLRKRLGHVRRVARQSLRFASTMELGNLEPAWVQTQTKRSWPVEAEEVLPGDARLDALESLEAGHPGSSFSGEVLVGPSRPAERSPACGDLVPVTEDGKEQPGRFRAPQGDPWFVLRPSPELMTGARHLVVGLRAQSSHAGSVRAQLFWEPITEENSLCFDVLADGKLRYYAVDLGEQTRGRWPPRQPSALRFDPIDRPGEFELVTLALLTPVAPSVAA from the coding sequence ATGGTGAAGCAGGATGACAGCGCGCGGAGGTCCGACCCCGAGGTCGACTCCCTGCGGCGCGACGTGCAGCAGGCCCGGCAACAGGCGGCGTTGGCGGGCCCCCTCCCGGCGGCCGAACGCGACAGGCTGCGGGTGCTCTATGTGACGTCCCGGGACGATGCCCCGTTCCGCTACCGATGTGTGCATGCCTGCGAGCAGCTCCGGGCCGCTGGCGTGGTCGCCAACATCGCCCATGTGGACGGCGCGGACCTGCTCGACGAGCTCCCCCGCTACTCACTGGTCATCCTCTTCCGGCTGGAGTGGAACGAGCGCGTGGGGCAGGTCGTGCAGCGGGCCCGCGAGGCGGGGGCCACGGTGGGGTTCGACATCGACGACCTCATCTTCGACGAGGGCCTCGCTCCCCTGCTTCCCTTCCTCACGGAGGCCCCGCGCCCCGAGCAGACGGCCTTCCGGAAGCACATGGCGGCGCTCCACCGGACGCTCCGGGCCACCGACTTCTGCCTTGGCACCACGCCCAGGATTGCCCGGCATGCCACGAAGCTGGGGGTGCCCGGGCTCGTGCATCCGAACCTGCTGTCCCACGACTTCCTGCGCCTGGCGCGCGCCATCTACCCGCTGCGGCCGCTGCTCCAGCACACGCCGTATGTGGGCTACATGAGCGGCTCGAAGACGCATGACGGGGACCTCGCGTCCATCTCCGTCGCGCTCGCGGACGTGCTGGCGCGGCGGCAGGAGTTGCGACTGCTGCTGTGTGGACACCTGGACGTGCCGGAGTCGCTGCGGCCCTTCGCCTCGCGCATCGACCGCGTCTCGTACCAGCACCACCTCGTCTATCCCTGGCTGCTGGCCCGGTGCCGCGTGCAGGTGGCGCCCCTCGAGACGCTCAACGACTTCACCCACGCCAAGAGCGCGCTCAAGGTCTTCGAGGCCGGGGTCTTCGGCGTGCCCGCCATCGCCAGTCCCATGGCGGAGTACGAACAGGCCATCATCCCGGGCGTCACCGGACAGGTGGCCCGGACCCACGGGGAATGGGTGGACGCCCTGCTGCGGATGACCACGCCCCTGGAGGCACTCCGGATGGGCCGGGCGGCCCGGCGGCTGGCGCTGGACGAGTACTCGCCCCAGGCCTGGGAGAATGTCCTCGCCTGGCGGCTGCTGGAGCGTGCGGGGCGTTCCTCGAAGCCGGCCGCGGCCCCGCGGCCACTGGAAGCTCCCTGGCCCACGTTGAGGAAGCGGCTCGGGCACGTGCGCCGCGTCGCGCGGCAGAGCCTGCGGTTCGCCAGCACGATGGAGCTGGGCAACCTGGAGCCCGCCTGGGTGCAGACGCAGACGAAGCGCTCCTGGCCGGTGGAGGCCGAGGAGGTGTTGCCGGGCGATGCGCGCCTCGACGCGCTGGAGTCGCTGGAGGCGGGCCACCCGGGCAGCTCGTTCTCGGGCGAAGTGCTCGTCGGGCCTTCCCGGCCCGCGGAGCGCTCTCCCGCCTGTGGCGACCTGGTGCCCGTGACGGAAGACGGCAAGGAGCAGCCCGGACGCTTCCGGGCGCCCCAGGGAGACCCGTGGTTCGTGCTGCGGCCCTCGCCCGAGCTGATGACCGGGGCGCGGCACCTCGTCGTGGGGCTGAGGGCCCAGAGCAGCCACGCCGGCAGCGTGCGCGCGCAGCTCTTCTGGGAGCCCATCACCGAGGAGAACAGCCTGTGCTTCGACGTCCTCGCGGATGGGAAGCTGCGCTACTACGCGGTGGACCTGGGGGAGCAGACCCGCGGGCGCTGGCCGCCCAGGCAGCCCTCGGCCCTGCGGTTCGACCCCATCGACCGGCCGGGTGAGTTCGAGCTGGTCACACTCGCCCTGCTCACCCCCGTGGCCCCGTCCGTCGCGGCGTGA
- a CDS encoding glycosyltransferase family 2 protein, with translation MRRPEDIEGESESLAARLRAFVLARVTATRGCRVALVGSDASLSRALNDAGCEVVEGAEAGPTHVVLMDEPSASALESVLGAWATAAPGAELLFGFRNAGAGASLLATFLEGVPARPGPSESAVRHRFAACGLRVLTREAYPAPKGRGPLPAEAERSLRDVFAQLRPDAEDDVVLYALAREANADVSTATASGGRSATSSASGGTLPPASTGLVPDLLSVIVWAGPEHRESLDEAVFSLACQDQRPLEVVVVEHSGAASPPGSGSAEACLETYRRIEDFSSQVVRVAPGEGFSAALRVARGQYLAFLDASGLVYPRHFVNLIAALKSGDAAWAVSRAYRDALRTSDGEAYVETKVPFPLGDVLELEHLRRHPWLMNAVVIDRARLAGIPLHLEDPATESPASLLLRLASVFEPLFINGLPTCEQRGPEPIAPGPALAEVRVLRPLGAWEATVGRARDAGQSAKDLRHRVLDTLNSRLKQWVPGLHGNVRAWVSKWSR, from the coding sequence GTGAGGCGCCCCGAGGACATCGAGGGCGAAAGCGAGTCGCTGGCGGCACGCCTGCGTGCCTTCGTGCTTGCCCGAGTCACGGCGACGCGGGGCTGCCGCGTGGCGCTGGTGGGCTCGGATGCGTCGCTCTCGCGCGCGCTGAACGACGCGGGTTGTGAGGTGGTGGAGGGCGCGGAGGCTGGCCCGACGCACGTCGTCCTCATGGATGAGCCTTCCGCCTCCGCCCTGGAGTCGGTCCTCGGCGCGTGGGCCACGGCGGCCCCCGGTGCGGAGCTGCTCTTCGGGTTCCGCAATGCGGGGGCGGGCGCTTCGCTGCTGGCGACCTTCCTGGAGGGGGTGCCCGCGAGGCCGGGGCCCTCGGAGTCCGCGGTTCGCCACCGGTTCGCCGCGTGTGGTCTGCGGGTGCTGACGAGGGAAGCGTACCCAGCACCGAAAGGACGCGGCCCGCTACCCGCCGAGGCGGAGCGCTCCCTGCGCGACGTGTTCGCGCAGCTGCGCCCGGACGCCGAGGACGACGTCGTGCTCTACGCCCTCGCGCGCGAGGCGAATGCGGACGTGAGCACTGCGACCGCCTCTGGGGGCAGGTCGGCCACGTCGTCCGCGTCTGGAGGCACGTTGCCCCCGGCGTCGACGGGCCTGGTGCCGGACCTGCTCAGCGTCATCGTCTGGGCGGGTCCGGAGCATCGGGAGTCCCTCGACGAGGCGGTGTTCTCGCTCGCGTGTCAGGACCAACGCCCGCTCGAAGTGGTCGTGGTGGAGCACTCCGGGGCCGCGTCACCCCCAGGTTCCGGTTCCGCGGAGGCGTGCCTGGAGACGTACCGCCGCATCGAGGACTTCTCGTCCCAGGTGGTGCGCGTCGCGCCGGGCGAGGGATTCAGTGCGGCGTTGCGCGTCGCGCGCGGCCAGTACCTGGCCTTCCTCGATGCGTCGGGGCTCGTCTACCCGCGCCACTTCGTCAACCTCATCGCCGCGCTGAAGTCGGGTGACGCCGCGTGGGCGGTGTCGCGCGCGTACCGGGACGCGCTTCGCACGAGCGACGGGGAGGCCTACGTCGAGACGAAGGTTCCCTTTCCGCTCGGCGATGTCCTGGAATTGGAGCACCTGCGCCGGCACCCGTGGTTGATGAATGCGGTGGTCATCGACCGGGCGCGCCTGGCGGGCATTCCCCTCCACCTCGAGGACCCGGCGACGGAGAGTCCCGCGTCGCTCCTCCTGCGACTGGCGTCCGTCTTCGAGCCCCTGTTCATCAACGGCCTTCCGACGTGTGAGCAGCGGGGCCCGGAGCCCATCGCGCCCGGGCCCGCGCTGGCGGAGGTGCGCGTGCTTCGGCCGCTCGGGGCCTGGGAGGCCACGGTGGGTCGGGCCCGGGACGCGGGCCAGTCCGCGAAGGACCTGCGGCATCGTGTCCTCGACACCCTCAACTCGCGGCTGAAGCAGTGGGTGCCCGGCCTCCACGGGAACGTTCGCGCCTGGGTGTCGAAGTGGAGCCGGTGA
- a CDS encoding glycosyltransferase family 2 protein — protein MKTRPSEPAWCEVPRRLADTRGLEIPGSHRSGWKGLAVTRAKRLVLRGMEPMQRALLETQCQLNALLVDGLAQLPRRSESGLHTVLASLRQAVAGQWDVPPGVPGRTWVERQRAWNRLAVSTLAEAAEVWPLWTPSLVERCAELAARADVSEGEAKGRAEQLLRPSWRELWRRQVAFHHAFAEALRWAVGIARPRMHFPEPEVYEAWRRASEPVEVSAAAEALTQLRDRPLISLVVPAWRTPEPLLRACLDSVLAQVYPDWELCLVDDGSPDDGVARVVGDYSRRDARIHFERLPRNGGIARATNAAIARCSGALIAFLDHDDTLAPHALAEVALHAQAYPDADVFYSDEDKLDGEGRRYAPSLKPALSPDLLRALNYVCHFVAVRAPLLREVGGLREGFDGAQDHELLLRLSERTSRFVHIPRVLYHWRSHPGSTSMDSGAKPAASEAGRRAVVEHLARLGTAAEVSVMLPGVYRVRYPLAGQPSVSIILHGSAPEASEDLAERALLASLKDTALDVEVLASLDASSSQGAQLNSAAHDARGTLLLFLERGQLPAEPEWLQELVSQALRPELGAVGGLLLGPDGTVDAAGLMLGGAAGIAPALSGIPDPSLTALGGSRWPHNRSAVSATCLMVRRELFDRLGGFDESLSDGAAAVDLCLRLVSEGFRILVTPHARLVRLSLGSAGRSAPEAVFELQERIGQALGGVDPYTHPSSALTDMDESLR, from the coding sequence GTGAAGACGCGGCCCTCCGAGCCCGCGTGGTGTGAAGTCCCTCGGCGGCTCGCGGACACGCGCGGCCTGGAGATTCCCGGCTCGCACCGCTCGGGTTGGAAGGGGCTTGCCGTCACTCGCGCGAAGCGACTCGTGCTGCGCGGGATGGAGCCGATGCAGCGGGCACTGCTGGAGACGCAGTGCCAGCTCAACGCCCTGCTGGTGGATGGGCTCGCGCAGCTGCCCCGGCGCTCCGAGTCCGGGCTTCACACCGTGTTGGCGTCCCTGCGTCAGGCCGTGGCCGGGCAGTGGGACGTCCCGCCCGGCGTGCCCGGCCGCACGTGGGTCGAGCGGCAGCGGGCCTGGAACCGGCTCGCGGTCTCCACGCTGGCGGAGGCCGCCGAGGTGTGGCCCCTGTGGACCCCCTCGCTGGTGGAACGGTGCGCCGAGCTCGCCGCTCGCGCGGATGTATCCGAGGGAGAAGCGAAGGGCAGGGCGGAGCAGTTGTTGCGACCGTCCTGGCGCGAGCTGTGGCGCCGGCAGGTGGCCTTCCACCACGCCTTCGCGGAGGCGCTGCGTTGGGCGGTGGGGATTGCCCGGCCCCGCATGCACTTCCCCGAGCCGGAGGTGTACGAGGCCTGGCGGCGCGCGAGCGAGCCCGTGGAGGTGAGTGCCGCCGCCGAAGCGCTCACGCAACTGAGAGACCGCCCACTCATCAGCCTGGTGGTGCCGGCATGGCGCACGCCCGAGCCGCTGCTGCGCGCGTGTCTCGACTCCGTGCTCGCGCAGGTGTACCCCGACTGGGAGCTGTGCCTCGTGGATGACGGGTCGCCTGATGACGGTGTGGCCCGGGTGGTGGGCGACTATTCGCGCCGCGACGCGCGCATCCACTTCGAGCGGCTGCCTCGCAACGGGGGCATCGCCCGCGCGACGAACGCCGCGATTGCCCGATGCAGTGGGGCGCTCATCGCCTTCCTCGACCACGATGACACCCTGGCCCCGCATGCCCTCGCCGAAGTGGCCCTCCACGCCCAGGCGTACCCGGACGCGGACGTCTTCTACTCGGACGAGGACAAGCTGGACGGGGAGGGCCGCAGGTACGCGCCCTCCCTGAAGCCGGCGCTGTCACCGGACCTGCTGCGCGCGCTCAACTACGTCTGCCACTTCGTGGCCGTGCGGGCTCCGCTGCTGCGTGAAGTGGGGGGCCTGCGCGAGGGCTTCGATGGTGCGCAGGACCACGAGCTGCTCCTCCGCCTCAGCGAGCGCACGTCCCGCTTCGTCCACATCCCCCGCGTGCTGTACCACTGGCGCTCGCATCCGGGCTCCACGTCGATGGACTCGGGGGCGAAGCCCGCCGCGAGCGAAGCGGGCCGCCGTGCCGTGGTGGAGCACCTCGCGCGACTGGGCACCGCCGCGGAGGTCTCCGTCATGCTCCCCGGCGTGTACCGCGTGCGCTATCCACTGGCCGGGCAGCCGAGCGTTTCCATCATCCTGCACGGCTCCGCTCCGGAGGCGTCCGAGGACCTCGCCGAGCGGGCACTCCTCGCCTCGCTGAAGGACACGGCCCTGGACGTGGAGGTGCTCGCTTCCCTGGACGCTTCCTCCAGCCAGGGCGCACAGTTGAACTCCGCCGCCCACGATGCGCGGGGGACGCTGCTGCTCTTCCTCGAGCGTGGCCAGCTGCCGGCGGAACCGGAATGGCTCCAGGAGCTGGTCTCCCAGGCGCTGCGGCCGGAGCTGGGTGCCGTGGGCGGACTGCTCCTGGGCCCGGATGGGACGGTGGATGCGGCCGGACTCATGCTGGGAGGAGCGGCGGGAATCGCACCGGCCCTGTCTGGCATTCCGGACCCATCGCTCACGGCCCTGGGCGGCTCACGGTGGCCACACAATCGCTCCGCGGTCTCCGCCACGTGCCTGATGGTCCGGCGGGAGCTGTTCGACAGGCTGGGCGGATTCGACGAAAGCCTTTCAGACGGAGCCGCGGCCGTGGACCTGTGCCTGCGGCTGGTCTCCGAGGGATTCCGAATCCTCGTCACACCCCACGCCCGCCTCGTTCGGCTCTCTCTCGGGTCCGCTGGCCGGTCCGCCCCGGAGGCCGTGTTCGAATTGCAGGAGCGGATTGGACAGGCACTCGGAGGGGTGGACCCATACACCCATCCCAGCTCCGCATTGACTGACATGGACGAGTCATTGCGGTGA
- a CDS encoding class I SAM-dependent methyltransferase, giving the protein MDRAVRPAVRLASRALSVAASRSPQAVTNTVSVDSARVAPFPSDWPRVPWARCCIDHINAVAVNVPSLRAQVSAHPDGLLGLQGWAFDPDAEVQDGELKILVDGVPYRAYLGDERQDLVRVFNAPSAGYCGFRADVPVSDLRAGEHHLAFEWVTPGRQQVLRCEGRFELTLDPKGATRDEEHYNLWGRTIVVKRSALAGGSSGADRLSQQSLRHTFRELNSLFLLMSKSPYLHSSPRHVADDEAYALIYKAFLASNVRVEEYSCDPAGFDAYLAHARPLYDARNYVAHYGGERGYYLEKAFEHYLSWEYLRWKETDRVMDLACWISPAAQVLSSWRRADFYAHDITLKTDLEKRTVSGYANAIEAPNDYFDAVMAHCSIDNFEGRADIDVFHEMARILKPGGRALFVPLHMAARAENLIALGSPDIELDEGAHLVMGPPGGMRFARHYSVQSLQDRILRNVPELDFHVVHVRNPPREAYPPTTTARFMLVATKRAR; this is encoded by the coding sequence GTGGATCGCGCGGTCAGGCCCGCGGTGCGCCTCGCCAGCCGGGCCCTGTCTGTTGCCGCCTCCAGGTCCCCGCAGGCGGTGACGAACACCGTGAGCGTGGATTCGGCGCGCGTGGCTCCCTTTCCCTCGGACTGGCCCCGCGTCCCGTGGGCGCGGTGCTGCATCGACCACATCAACGCGGTGGCGGTGAACGTCCCGTCCCTGCGTGCGCAGGTCTCCGCGCACCCGGACGGTCTGCTCGGCCTGCAGGGCTGGGCCTTCGACCCGGACGCCGAGGTGCAGGACGGCGAATTGAAGATCCTCGTGGATGGGGTGCCGTACCGCGCCTATCTCGGCGACGAGCGCCAGGACCTGGTGCGCGTCTTCAATGCCCCCTCCGCGGGCTATTGCGGCTTCCGCGCCGACGTCCCGGTGAGTGACTTGCGCGCGGGAGAGCACCACCTCGCCTTCGAGTGGGTCACCCCCGGGCGCCAGCAGGTGCTGCGCTGCGAGGGCCGGTTCGAGCTGACCCTGGACCCGAAGGGAGCCACCCGCGACGAGGAGCACTACAACCTCTGGGGACGCACCATCGTCGTGAAGCGCAGCGCGCTGGCCGGGGGCTCCAGCGGTGCGGACCGCCTGAGCCAGCAGTCGCTGCGACATACCTTCCGTGAGCTCAACTCGCTCTTCCTGCTGATGTCGAAGAGCCCATACCTGCACTCGTCGCCGCGCCATGTGGCCGACGATGAGGCGTACGCGCTCATCTACAAGGCCTTCCTCGCCTCCAACGTTCGCGTGGAGGAATACTCGTGCGACCCGGCGGGCTTCGATGCGTACCTCGCGCACGCCCGGCCGCTGTACGACGCCAGGAACTACGTGGCGCACTATGGCGGGGAGCGGGGCTACTACCTGGAGAAGGCCTTCGAGCACTACCTCTCCTGGGAGTACCTGCGGTGGAAGGAGACGGACCGGGTGATGGACCTGGCCTGTTGGATCTCCCCGGCCGCCCAGGTGCTGTCCTCCTGGCGTCGCGCGGACTTCTACGCGCATGACATCACGCTGAAGACGGACCTCGAGAAGCGCACGGTGTCTGGTTACGCCAACGCCATCGAGGCGCCGAATGACTACTTCGACGCGGTGATGGCCCACTGCTCCATCGACAACTTCGAGGGCCGTGCGGACATCGACGTGTTCCACGAGATGGCCCGCATCCTCAAGCCCGGAGGCCGCGCGCTCTTCGTCCCCCTGCACATGGCGGCGCGCGCGGAGAACCTCATCGCGCTGGGCTCGCCGGACATCGAGCTGGATGAAGGCGCACACCTCGTGATGGGTCCGCCGGGCGGGATGCGCTTCGCCCGGCACTACAGCGTGCAGTCCCTCCAGGACCGCATCCTGCGCAACGTGCCGGAGCTCGACTTCCACGTGGTGCACGTGCGCAACCCGCCCCGTGAGGCGTACCCGCCCACGACCACCGCGCGCTTCATGCTGGTGGCCACGAAGCGGGCGCGCTGA
- a CDS encoding glycosyltransferase family 2 protein encodes MLSIIFPAYNEAESLKRLPGEALPVFESLGRPYEVVIVDDGSKDDTAAVAESLGGKVRLVKHERNKGLGAALRTGFEAARGEFVITMDSDLTFAPSLVPALLERFERGDCDAVSGSPKLAGFAADIPQYRIFISKAASMVYSQLLGQSVTSVSPIFRLYRRKDLMALPLQATGFDINAEILFFLIQQGKHVVEIPAPLTQRLHGESKLDYKKEMRHHLRLMKRMALWRLGSLRKAMA; translated from the coding sequence ATGCTTTCCATCATCTTCCCCGCCTACAACGAGGCCGAGAGCCTCAAGCGCCTGCCCGGTGAGGCGCTGCCCGTCTTCGAGTCGCTGGGGCGGCCCTACGAGGTCGTCATCGTGGATGACGGCAGCAAGGACGACACGGCGGCGGTGGCCGAGTCGCTGGGCGGGAAGGTTCGGCTGGTGAAGCATGAGCGCAACAAGGGGCTGGGCGCCGCGCTGCGCACGGGCTTCGAGGCGGCGCGCGGCGAGTTCGTCATCACCATGGACTCGGACCTCACCTTCGCTCCCTCGCTGGTGCCGGCCCTGCTGGAGCGCTTCGAGCGCGGGGACTGCGACGCGGTGAGCGGCTCGCCGAAGCTGGCGGGCTTCGCGGCGGACATCCCCCAGTACCGCATCTTCATCAGCAAGGCCGCTTCGATGGTGTACTCGCAGCTGCTGGGCCAGTCGGTGACGTCGGTGAGCCCCATCTTCCGGCTCTACCGCCGCAAGGACCTCATGGCGCTGCCGCTGCAGGCCACCGGCTTCGACATCAACGCCGAAATCCTTTTCTTCCTCATCCAGCAGGGCAAGCACGTGGTGGAGATTCCCGCGCCGCTGACCCAGCGCCTGCATGGGGAGAGCAAGCTGGACTACAAGAAGGAGATGCGCCACCACCTGCGCCTCATGAAGCGCATGGCCCTGTGGCGTCTGGGCTCGCTGCGCAAGGCCATGGCGTGA
- a CDS encoding glycosyltransferase family 2 protein: MLWVGVVLYENAPRELERLCASFALNRETADFHVVWRDNSPTDALRTEVERLWPGADYRFSGANLGFGAAHNRGMAEAFAAPAPCAYVCVNPDGVLHPRCLTELLAQVAAVGARAGLVEARLFPDEHPKPYAPRTHETPWCSGCVLLVTRGLYAAVGGFDENFFMYCEDVDLSWRARAAGFGVHVAPRALVHHYTVDRAITPRRERMVRRSAAYLGHKYGNAAFARERLREYHALGGEPFELPQVQRPSSALRDASDFEHLLQFAEPRW; the protein is encoded by the coding sequence GTGCTCTGGGTGGGTGTCGTCCTGTACGAGAATGCCCCGCGGGAGCTGGAGCGGTTGTGCGCCTCCTTTGCGCTCAACCGTGAGACGGCGGACTTCCATGTCGTGTGGCGGGACAACTCCCCCACCGACGCGCTGCGCACCGAGGTGGAGCGCCTGTGGCCCGGCGCGGACTACCGCTTCTCCGGTGCCAACCTGGGCTTCGGCGCCGCGCACAACCGGGGGATGGCGGAGGCCTTCGCCGCGCCGGCCCCCTGCGCGTACGTATGCGTGAATCCGGACGGGGTGCTGCATCCCCGCTGCTTGACGGAGCTGCTCGCGCAGGTGGCCGCGGTCGGCGCACGCGCGGGACTGGTGGAGGCGCGGCTCTTCCCGGATGAGCACCCGAAGCCCTATGCGCCGCGCACCCACGAGACGCCGTGGTGCTCGGGCTGTGTGCTGCTCGTGACGCGCGGGCTGTACGCGGCGGTGGGCGGCTTCGACGAGAACTTCTTCATGTACTGCGAGGACGTGGACCTGTCCTGGCGCGCACGGGCCGCGGGCTTCGGCGTGCACGTGGCGCCTCGCGCGCTCGTGCACCACTACACCGTGGACCGCGCCATCACCCCGCGACGCGAGCGCATGGTGCGCCGCAGCGCGGCCTACCTGGGCCACAAGTACGGCAACGCGGCCTTCGCGCGGGAGCGGCTGCGCGAGTACCACGCGCTTGGGGGCGAGCCCTTCGAGCTGCCCCAGGTGCAGCGTCCCTCTTCGGCCCTGCGCGACGCGTCCGACTTCGAGCACCTGCTCCAGTTCGCGGAGCCCCGGTGGTGA
- a CDS encoding glycosyltransferase, with product MKADVVKVRRADVVIPIYADVEVTRACIDSVLRHSGESLRSLILVNDCSPDPDMYPMLRTLRATDPRVVLLENDVNLGFVGTCNRGLAIRGGDVVLLNSDTRVTEGWLEELLGVAYLNDRICAVVPLSNNATICSVPAFCKETKAQELEGRPLELETFSPRYTEVPTGVGFCLLLRHVALNMLGGLDPAYGRGYNEENDWCLRAQRLGLQIVRANRALVYHLGSISFGEERNELERLNARRLHARYPHYPEHVGSFVRTTDAHVAAHYVRRRLGEVAACLDGRHIVGLKENGTGVHAAELAKALVKHTDVKLSVWVSSPEQRKFFERQGVRTVEALDTPPPQVLHRSAQVLRPEELRSLLDAPSHAVISYQDLIAYRAPTTHPNYGLFRRYRALSFASLHAAQAVIAISEHNRQEIISEFQVPPERVHTVHLGVDVDSFADRDETANQKVLEKHSLVGPFLLSAGSDFAHKNLRLLVEGYQLFRAGWKHRSPVPKLIFIGPRTKGRGALYDDGQWPEGVRYLGTVAPDEVRALFQESSAYFFPTAYEGFGLPVLEAMAAGTPVVCSSLTSVPEVAGDAALYLESFSPEEIAARMLSVTTDAGLRKHLVAAGHEQVKRFTWKETARRTEAVYQSVIDSPAQVTLHQKRALALIFEQWASAEERAHIAEHHLHHASQPVASGPGILRTLRGRFSRR from the coding sequence GTGAAGGCTGACGTCGTGAAGGTGCGGCGGGCAGACGTCGTCATCCCCATCTATGCGGACGTCGAGGTCACCCGCGCCTGCATCGATTCGGTGCTGCGTCACTCCGGTGAGTCGCTGCGGTCGCTGATCCTCGTCAACGATTGTTCTCCCGACCCGGACATGTACCCCATGCTCCGGACGCTGCGCGCGACGGACCCGCGCGTGGTGCTGCTGGAGAACGACGTCAACCTGGGCTTCGTGGGGACGTGCAACCGGGGCCTCGCGATTCGCGGGGGCGACGTGGTGTTGCTCAACAGCGACACCCGCGTCACCGAGGGCTGGCTGGAGGAGCTGCTCGGTGTGGCGTACCTGAACGACCGCATCTGCGCCGTGGTGCCGCTCTCCAACAACGCCACCATCTGCTCGGTGCCGGCCTTCTGCAAGGAGACGAAGGCGCAGGAGCTGGAGGGCAGGCCGCTGGAGCTGGAGACCTTCTCTCCGCGCTACACCGAGGTGCCCACCGGCGTGGGCTTCTGCCTGCTGCTGCGCCACGTGGCGCTCAACATGCTGGGCGGTCTCGACCCGGCGTATGGCCGGGGCTACAACGAGGAGAACGACTGGTGCCTGCGCGCGCAGCGTCTCGGCCTCCAGATCGTGCGTGCCAACCGCGCCCTCGTCTACCACCTGGGCTCCATCTCCTTCGGTGAGGAGCGCAACGAGCTGGAGCGGCTGAACGCGCGGCGCCTGCATGCCCGCTACCCGCACTACCCGGAGCACGTCGGCAGCTTCGTGAGGACCACCGACGCCCATGTCGCCGCGCACTACGTGCGCAGGCGCCTGGGTGAGGTGGCCGCCTGCCTCGACGGCCGCCACATCGTGGGCCTGAAGGAGAACGGGACGGGCGTCCACGCGGCGGAGCTCGCCAAGGCGCTCGTCAAGCACACCGACGTGAAGCTGTCCGTGTGGGTGAGCAGCCCGGAGCAGCGCAAGTTCTTCGAGCGGCAGGGTGTGCGCACTGTCGAGGCGCTGGACACGCCGCCGCCGCAGGTATTGCACCGGTCGGCACAGGTGCTGCGTCCCGAGGAGCTGCGCAGCCTGCTGGATGCTCCCAGCCACGCCGTCATCTCGTACCAGGACCTCATCGCCTACCGGGCGCCGACCACCCATCCGAACTACGGGCTGTTCCGCCGCTACCGCGCGCTGTCCTTCGCCTCGCTGCACGCCGCGCAGGCCGTCATCGCCATCTCCGAGCACAACCGCCAGGAGATCATCTCCGAGTTCCAGGTCCCGCCCGAGCGCGTGCACACCGTCCACCTCGGCGTGGACGTGGACTCCTTCGCGGACCGCGACGAGACGGCCAACCAGAAGGTGCTGGAGAAGCACTCCCTGGTGGGGCCCTTCCTGCTGAGCGCGGGCAGCGACTTCGCGCACAAGAACCTGCGGCTGCTGGTGGAGGGCTACCAGTTGTTCCGCGCGGGCTGGAAGCACCGCTCGCCGGTGCCCAAGCTGATCTTCATCGGGCCGCGCACCAAGGGCCGCGGGGCGCTGTACGACGACGGCCAGTGGCCCGAGGGCGTGCGGTACCTGGGCACGGTGGCGCCGGACGAGGTCCGCGCGCTGTTCCAGGAGTCGTCCGCCTACTTCTTCCCCACCGCCTACGAGGGCTTCGGCCTGCCGGTGCTGGAGGCGATGGCCGCGGGCACGCCGGTGGTGTGCTCCAGCCTGACCTCGGTGCCCGAAGTCGCCGGAGACGCCGCGCTCTACCTGGAGTCGTTCTCTCCGGAGGAGATCGCCGCGCGCATGCTGTCCGTCACGACGGACGCGGGGCTGCGCAAGCACCTGGTGGCCGCGGGGCACGAACAGGTGAAGCGTTTCACCTGGAAGGAGACCGCCCGGCGCACGGAGGCGGTCTACCAGTCCGTCATCGACAGCCCTGCCCAGGTGACGCTGCACCAGAAGCGCGCGCTGGCGCTCATCTTCGAGCAGTGGGCCTCCGCCGAGGAGCGGGCCCACATCGCCGAGCACCACCTCCACCACGCGTCTCAGCCGGTGGCCTCCGGGCCGGGAATCCTGCGCACCCTCCGGGGGCGTTTCAGCCGGCGCTGA